In Flavobacterium sp. CBA20B-1, one DNA window encodes the following:
- a CDS encoding YqiA/YcfP family alpha/beta fold hydrolase: MQYVYIHGFGTTGANSIKFKKIQAHAWANNARAIALEWNEKQSDILQQLTSQLVNQINWNEPVCLIGSSTGGNFTYQLLEQFADKKISFVLINPLLNIEQRKTDNYLFPMLLANQLKNPPTDLANGLILLGKNDEVLDYNYTYERLFELNKIIVGEWNHTLSDLDTEELLRYIDSVSQ, translated from the coding sequence ATGCAGTACGTTTACATTCACGGTTTTGGTACCACAGGCGCAAACAGCATCAAGTTCAAAAAAATTCAGGCACATGCATGGGCAAATAATGCAAGAGCAATTGCATTGGAATGGAACGAAAAGCAGTCGGATATTTTGCAACAGCTTACATCGCAACTTGTTAACCAAATTAATTGGAACGAACCGGTTTGTTTGATTGGATCGTCAACAGGGGGAAATTTCACCTATCAACTTTTAGAACAATTTGCAGATAAAAAGATTTCGTTTGTATTGATAAATCCGTTGTTGAATATCGAACAACGAAAAACAGATAATTATCTTTTCCCAATGTTGCTGGCAAATCAATTGAAAAATCCACCGACTGATTTAGCCAACGGATTGATTCTTTTAGGAAAAAACGATGAAGTTTTAGATTACAACTACACCTACGAACGTTTATTTGAATTAAACAAAATTATTGTAGGCGAATGGAATCACACTTTGAGTGATTTAGATACTGAAGAACTATTGCGCTATATTGACTCTGTAAGTCAATAA
- a CDS encoding DinB family protein: MSIKKAILIELEREKENTKRIISRLKNEQFSYKPHEKSMTLGALANHIVELHNWVDFVLTKDTFDFHTDYQQPNLSSVEELLQTYEADFLKNKAIIEQMDETIVFENWTLKAGDHVIVSLPKTGALRFLVTNHLVHHRGQLTVYMRLLDIPVPGIYGPSADDKA, translated from the coding sequence ATGAGCATTAAAAAAGCAATATTGATTGAACTAGAGCGCGAAAAAGAAAACACCAAGCGCATCATCAGTAGATTAAAAAATGAACAATTTAGTTATAAACCACACGAAAAGTCAATGACTTTAGGCGCATTGGCAAATCATATAGTGGAGTTGCACAATTGGGTAGATTTTGTGCTTACTAAAGATACATTTGATTTTCATACCGATTATCAACAACCCAACCTATCATCCGTAGAGGAATTGTTGCAAACATATGAGGCAGATTTTCTGAAAAACAAGGCAATTATTGAACAAATGGATGAAACCATTGTTTTTGAAAATTGGACGTTGAAAGCGGGTGATCATGTAATTGTTTCGCTGCCCAAAACAGGTGCATTGCGTTTCTTGGTTACCAATCATTTGGTGCATCACCGCGGACAATTAACGGTTTATATGCGTTTGCTTGATATTCCTGTTCCGGGAATTTACGGTCCGTCTGCAGATGATAAAGCGTAA
- a CDS encoding DMT family transporter — MNWILLIIGGLFEVAFTYCIGRAHTSAGTEKYAWYLGFLISVSISMALLIKASKTLPLGTAYAVWSGIGAVGSVTMGILFFKEPADFWRMFFIFTLIGSIVGLKMVSAH, encoded by the coding sequence ATGAACTGGATTTTATTGATTATTGGCGGTTTGTTCGAAGTTGCTTTTACATATTGTATTGGCAGAGCACATACGTCTGCCGGAACAGAAAAATATGCATGGTATTTAGGTTTTTTGATAAGTGTTTCAATCAGTATGGCATTGCTTATAAAAGCCAGTAAAACCTTGCCTTTGGGAACGGCTTATGCGGTTTGGAGTGGGATAGGAGCTGTGGGTTCGGTAACCATGGGGATTTTATTTTTTAAGGAACCAGCCGATTTTTGGCGTATGTTTTTTATTTTTACATTGATTGGATCGATTGTAGGATTAAAAATGGTTTCGGCACATTAA
- the asnS gene encoding asparagine--tRNA ligase, with protein sequence MKHTKIKDLLAGSSLLQEVVAKGWVRSFRNNQFIALNDGSTIHNIQCVLELDAFPEETIKRITTGAAISVKGTLVESQGKGQKYEIQANSLEILGDSDAEKYPIQPKKHSLEFLRENAHLRIRTNMFGAIMRVRSTLSYAVHKYFQDNGFFYVNTPIVTGSDAEGAGEMFQVTSLPLDGSAPRNEDGSINYKEDFFGKHTNLTVSGQLEAETYAMALGQVYTFGPTFRAENSNTSRHLAEFWMIEPEVAFNNLDDNMDLAEDFIKFVIKYTLEKCEDDLKLLETRLIEEEKSKPQAERSEMSLIEKLQFVLENNFKRVSYTEAIDILKASKPNKNKKFQYIIDEWGADLQSEHERFLVEKHFKCPVILFDYPAKIKAFYMRLNEDGKTVRAMDILFPGIGEIVGGSQREERYEVLVEKMQALNIPEEELWWYLDTRKFGSAVHSGFGLGFERLVLFVTGMTNIRDVIPFPRTPQNAEF encoded by the coding sequence ATGAAACATACCAAGATTAAAGATCTTTTAGCAGGTTCAAGTCTTTTACAAGAAGTGGTGGCAAAAGGTTGGGTTCGCAGTTTTAGAAACAACCAATTCATTGCTTTGAACGACGGTTCAACCATTCACAACATTCAGTGCGTTTTAGAATTAGATGCATTTCCCGAAGAAACGATTAAACGCATTACAACCGGTGCGGCAATTAGCGTAAAAGGCACGTTGGTTGAAAGCCAAGGCAAAGGACAGAAATACGAAATTCAAGCAAACTCGCTGGAAATTTTAGGTGATTCAGATGCTGAAAAATATCCGATACAACCCAAAAAACACTCGTTAGAATTTTTACGCGAAAACGCCCATTTGCGTATTCGTACCAATATGTTTGGTGCTATTATGCGAGTGCGCAGCACGCTTTCTTATGCGGTGCACAAATATTTTCAAGACAATGGTTTTTTCTATGTGAACACTCCGATTGTTACGGGTTCAGATGCAGAAGGTGCGGGTGAAATGTTTCAAGTAACCTCGTTGCCATTAGACGGTTCTGCTCCAAGAAACGAAGACGGAAGCATCAATTATAAAGAAGACTTTTTTGGAAAACACACCAATTTAACTGTTTCCGGACAGCTCGAAGCAGAAACATATGCCATGGCTTTGGGGCAAGTTTATACATTTGGACCTACTTTTCGCGCAGAAAACTCGAACACATCGCGCCATTTGGCTGAGTTTTGGATGATTGAACCAGAGGTAGCATTCAACAATTTAGACGACAACATGGATTTGGCGGAAGATTTCATCAAATTTGTGATTAAATATACTTTGGAAAAGTGCGAAGACGATTTAAAATTGTTGGAAACCCGATTGATTGAAGAAGAAAAATCGAAACCACAGGCAGAACGCTCTGAAATGAGTTTAATTGAAAAACTACAATTTGTTTTAGAGAATAATTTTAAACGCGTTTCTTATACCGAAGCAATTGATATTTTAAAAGCATCGAAACCCAATAAAAACAAAAAATTCCAATATATTATCGACGAATGGGGAGCCGATTTACAAAGCGAGCACGAACGTTTCTTGGTTGAAAAGCACTTTAAATGTCCGGTGATTTTGTTTGATTATCCAGCGAAAATCAAAGCTTTTTACATGCGTTTGAATGAAGACGGAAAAACTGTTCGCGCAATGGATATTTTATTCCCCGGCATTGGTGAAATTGTAGGCGGATCACAACGTGAAGAACGCTATGAGGTGTTGGTAGAAAAAATGCAGGCACTAAACATTCCCGAAGAAGAATTATGGTGGTACTTGGATACCCGCAAATTTGGATCGGCAGTGCACTCTGGGTTTGGTTTAGGTTTTGAACGTTTGGTATTGTTCGTAACCGGAATGACCAACATTCGCGACGTGATTCCATTCCCAAGAACACCGCAAAACGCAGAGTTTTAA